From Acidobacteriota bacterium, a single genomic window includes:
- a CDS encoding DUF1800 domain-containing protein → MSESYCHFRILQIALLICAAALASLRIAAQEPLDVAPILISHPDSTRALTDASGTVDTADAGTAFAPGANTEITFYLTNVALLPDEGANAFRADVEDARRVRYPLRIVSLEPTAKRPWVYAVTVRLNPRLAAAGDVLLRVAWRGMSSNRVRVAIGFEGGKIKDDPGARPTPMPENEPARFESSDEIAQLPWNGNNVRFMEQATFGPTSATELRLRRIGISAWLNEQMEEKRDVNGAIRTSTLPYPGLALQVTNPPTGCTGTCLRDNYTMYPLQNWFFKEALYGDDQQLRRRVSWALGQIWVVSGRETVQPSRMIPYLKTLDRNAFGNYRDLMREMTLNPAMGNYLDMAISTRQSPNENYAREILQLFTIGLYMLNDDGTVRVDSNGVPVPTYSQNEVNGFTKVFTGWTFCDVGCANSLPGIKNYVDPLVLNPANHDTTQKQLLTYPGSVPFIPGGLPAEQDFELALDNIFYHPNVGPFIGKLLIQQMVTSNPTPAYVRRVASVFNDNGSGVRGDMSAVVRAILTDPEARGNFKTDPDYGHLREPVLYVTNILRNLNPAAQPGSTIACKGQSDGVINGKTLILDQDVFNPPSVFNYYPMDYVLQNTNLAAPEFGIFSTGTALKRPNFVNSMVFGTGILRDAAAPCGTKIDLARWQSLADADQTGALLIDTMNREFLHGTMSAAVRGHILTAVQTVAAADSLKRARTALYLVTTSPQFQIQR, encoded by the coding sequence ATGTCAGAATCGTATTGCCATTTTCGAATCCTTCAAATTGCTCTCCTGATCTGCGCGGCGGCGCTCGCTTCGTTGAGGATCGCGGCGCAGGAACCGCTCGACGTCGCTCCGATCCTGATCAGTCATCCGGATTCGACGAGAGCATTGACCGATGCGTCCGGGACCGTCGATACGGCCGATGCCGGAACGGCGTTCGCTCCCGGCGCGAATACGGAGATCACATTCTATCTGACGAACGTCGCGCTGCTGCCCGATGAGGGCGCGAATGCGTTTCGCGCGGATGTCGAAGACGCTCGTCGGGTGCGTTATCCGTTGAGGATCGTTTCTCTCGAACCGACCGCGAAGCGTCCCTGGGTCTATGCGGTCACGGTTCGATTGAATCCGCGGCTCGCGGCGGCCGGCGACGTGCTTTTGCGTGTTGCGTGGCGCGGTATGTCGAGCAATCGCGTGCGGGTCGCGATCGGATTCGAAGGCGGGAAAATCAAGGACGATCCGGGCGCGCGGCCGACTCCGATGCCGGAAAATGAGCCGGCGCGGTTCGAGTCCTCCGACGAGATCGCCCAGCTGCCCTGGAACGGCAACAATGTGCGCTTTATGGAACAGGCGACGTTCGGCCCGACCTCGGCAACCGAGCTGCGCTTGCGCCGGATCGGGATTTCCGCCTGGCTCAACGAACAGATGGAAGAAAAGCGCGACGTGAACGGAGCGATTCGGACTTCGACGCTGCCGTATCCCGGACTCGCACTCCAGGTCACGAATCCGCCGACGGGCTGCACCGGAACGTGCTTGCGGGACAATTACACGATGTATCCGCTGCAGAACTGGTTTTTCAAAGAAGCGCTTTACGGCGACGACCAGCAGCTCCGGCGCCGGGTTTCCTGGGCGCTCGGGCAGATCTGGGTCGTTTCGGGCCGCGAAACGGTTCAGCCGTCGCGGATGATCCCGTATTTGAAAACCCTCGATCGCAACGCGTTCGGCAATTATCGCGATCTGATGCGCGAGATGACGCTGAATCCGGCGATGGGCAACTATCTCGATATGGCGATCAGCACGCGCCAGAGTCCGAACGAAAACTATGCGCGAGAGATCCTGCAGTTGTTCACGATCGGGCTTTATATGCTCAACGACGACGGAACCGTCCGCGTCGATTCAAACGGCGTTCCGGTTCCGACCTACAGCCAAAACGAGGTCAACGGGTTTACAAAGGTCTTCACCGGCTGGACTTTTTGCGACGTCGGCTGCGCGAATTCGCTGCCCGGGATCAAGAACTACGTCGATCCGCTGGTCCTGAATCCGGCCAATCACGACACTACACAGAAACAGCTATTGACTTATCCGGGCTCGGTTCCTTTCATTCCGGGCGGACTGCCCGCAGAACAGGATTTCGAACTCGCGCTCGACAATATCTTTTATCATCCGAATGTCGGCCCGTTTATCGGTAAACTGCTGATCCAGCAAATGGTGACGAGCAATCCGACCCCAGCATATGTCCGTCGCGTCGCATCCGTTTTCAATGACAACGGCAGCGGCGTGCGGGGCGATATGAGCGCCGTCGTGCGCGCGATCCTGACCGACCCCGAAGCGCGCGGCAATTTCAAGACCGATCCGGATTACGGACATCTGCGCGAGCCGGTCCTGTATGTCACGAACATCCTCCGAAACCTGAATCCGGCCGCGCAGCCCGGTTCAACGATCGCCTGCAAGGGCCAGAGCGACGGCGTGATCAACGGCAAGACGCTGATTCTCGATCAGGACGTTTTCAATCCGCCGAGCGTGTTCAACTATTATCCGATGGATTATGTTCTCCAGAACACGAATCTTGCGGCGCCGGAGTTCGGGATATTCTCGACCGGAACCGCGCTTAAGCGTCCGAATTTCGTCAATTCGATGGTCTTCGGCACCGGGATCCTGCGCGACGCGGCCGCGCCCTGCGGAACGAAGATCGATCTGGCTCGCTGGCAATCGCTGGCGGACGCGGATCAGACCGGCGCGTTGCTGATCGATACGATGAATCGCGAGTTTTTGCACGGAACGATGTCGGCCGCGGTCCGCGGGCACATCCTGACGGCGGTGCAGACGGTCGCCGCGGCGGACTCTCTCAAGCGCGCGCGGACGGCGCTTTATTTGGTGACGACGTCGCCGCAGTTTCAGATCCAAAGATAG
- the nagA gene encoding N-acetylglucosamine-6-phosphate deacetylase yields MNSILLRDVRAVFQNRSDDNANVLVSGSSISEISTDDIDASRVIDLDGATMFPGFIDIHNHGAVGIDVNTSDADGLREIGAFLARNGVTAWLPTFVPDSAETYARVIGEIEKVIAGQDDLPIAQIVGVHYEGIFANTQMCGALRPEYFKTFSGDEVIGLPTMSAGTHMTTFAPEIVGGVELVRELRRRGWIPSIGHTKATPEILDEAFAAGATHMTHFFNAMTGLHHRDVGVVGWGLTRDVSVDIIADGIHVHPELLKFVFDSKGADRVSLISDSVAPTGLGDGEFDLWGETISVKNGRTKNERGSIAGSVITMLDAVRMARSVGVSDVAAAKMASTNPAKLLGIDASRGSIEAGKRADLVAVDQSGKIKMVMIAGKVVDLS; encoded by the coding sequence ATGAACAGTATTTTGCTTCGAGACGTTCGGGCCGTGTTTCAGAATCGTTCTGATGACAACGCGAACGTTCTTGTTTCCGGAAGTTCGATTTCCGAAATTTCAACGGACGACATCGACGCCTCGCGCGTGATCGACCTTGACGGCGCGACGATGTTTCCCGGTTTTATCGACATTCACAATCACGGCGCGGTCGGGATCGACGTCAACACTTCGGACGCGGACGGTCTCCGCGAGATCGGCGCTTTTCTTGCGCGGAATGGTGTCACGGCTTGGCTCCCGACGTTCGTTCCCGATTCGGCTGAAACTTATGCCCGGGTCATCGGCGAGATCGAAAAGGTCATTGCCGGTCAGGACGATCTGCCGATCGCGCAGATTGTCGGCGTTCACTATGAGGGCATTTTCGCGAACACGCAGATGTGCGGCGCGCTGCGTCCGGAGTATTTCAAAACTTTCAGCGGCGACGAAGTCATTGGACTTCCGACGATGTCAGCGGGTACGCATATGACGACGTTTGCTCCGGAGATCGTCGGCGGCGTCGAACTCGTCCGCGAACTTCGGCGCCGCGGCTGGATTCCGTCGATCGGTCATACCAAGGCGACGCCTGAGATTCTCGACGAGGCTTTCGCCGCCGGTGCGACGCATATGACGCATTTCTTCAATGCGATGACCGGGCTTCATCACCGCGATGTCGGCGTCGTCGGCTGGGGGCTGACGCGCGACGTCTCTGTCGACATCATCGCCGACGGCATTCACGTTCATCCCGAATTGCTCAAGTTCGTTTTCGATTCGAAAGGCGCCGACCGCGTCTCGCTGATCAGCGATTCGGTCGCGCCGACCGGACTCGGCGACGGGGAATTCGATCTCTGGGGCGAGACGATATCGGTCAAGAACGGCCGCACAAAAAACGAGCGCGGGAGCATTGCCGGCAGTGTTATCACGATGCTCGATGCAGTTCGAATGGCGCGCTCCGTCGGGGTTTCGGACGTTGCGGCCGCGAAAATGGCGAGTACCAATCCGGCGAAACTCTTGGGAATCGACGCCTCACGCGGTTCGATCGAAGCCGGAAAACGCGCCGACCTGGTCGCAGTTGATCAAAGCGGAAAGATCAAAATGGTGATGATCGCCGGAAAGGTAGTTGATTTGTCGTAG
- a CDS encoding TonB-dependent receptor, producing MTRRIFSSITLSIIATAMILSFGLSGIAQEITGTIVGSVRDSNGAAVVGANVTISDAQKNNLTVRTVTTDSDGQYTVPNLSPGVYSITVEAANFKKSVKTGVKLDVGQRFTTEITLEAGRIDEVVTVEADPVQVDLQSATSGTVISGDQVRELSINNRNFTQLVTLAPGVSNDLSDQVYQGTTSPDGAANIVQISVNGARSSQNTFTVDGADITDRGSNLTIQAYPSVDSIGEFRVLRSLYPAESGRSGGGQVNVVTRSGTSKYRGSMFEFIRNEAFNANDWVTNQNPGLATTLGRDSNGKVKRRPFRYNNYGWTFGGPLFFLRFGEKDPSESMFERMDRTFFFFSQEFRQDKRFPTLNSTVPTNQLKQGIFTVPICLTAVGSSCTAAGSAVLPAGTPLSTLRPINPVAAQYLQYIYNALPEPTIAGTFNLNFPTENIAKFRQEVLKIDHSVNDKWSMYYRFQNDKIPTTEANALFSSGSGLPGVSTTSTNSPGRTHTFQTTYAVSPNVIFEGRYTFGYGAIISENIGTLALSRSPITPPLAYTNQRDRAPTISGNGFSALQSFGPYDNFSWKSNIAGSLTWIVSNHTFKFGAVYSKYRKNENALAGNNEGIFSGFNTPGATSNVTATGGNTTQQLWANFLMGTNVSFTQASFDYTADLRQKAFEGYAQDEWRVFRNLTVYAGVRYSFFGSPWDRNGRLTNFVPQLWKASDAPLVTGAGARVVGTGNFCNGMIVNSQNIVPFSNCNPTISPWGKFIMNVSKTDFAPRFGLAWDPFGKGMTSVRAGYGIYHEQVLNGMLLQMIGLNPPFQQTCTVTGVRLDNPVPGGCAVASTTTVASVRAIDPDWQTPYMQHWSLDFQHQLMKNLVVTAGYFGSKGTNLIGSFEKNLIEPGKAIALGPTGCAVGASTTPTAPCQLAGQAFFSSAASAILDQIRPYRGYRAITAVEPRYNSNYHSLQATVTKRFTGASQINASYTWSKNLTDNQNDRSASPQNTYNIAADRARAALDRRHILSINYIYELPWFDKQQGFVGKVLGGWQLSGIITYNTGLPFTPTVSGFDPAGLGLIPPPTTVARPNMLCDPNEGAPRTPQQWFNTACFQFTPTSNDGSFQNIVGSGGRGTVFGPSTKRIDFTLTKNLTFGERYRVQLRAEAFNILNTVNFRGLSVGTWTRATAPVANGGTCVSGCSTFGQALTVRDPRVLQFGAKFSF from the coding sequence ATGACAAGGCGAATTTTTTCGAGCATCACACTTTCGATCATAGCTACGGCGATGATCCTGAGTTTTGGCCTTTCAGGCATTGCGCAGGAAATAACCGGAACGATCGTCGGATCGGTTCGCGACTCCAACGGCGCTGCCGTTGTCGGCGCGAACGTAACGATCAGCGACGCGCAGAAAAACAATCTGACAGTGAGAACCGTGACGACGGATTCCGATGGTCAGTACACCGTTCCGAATCTTTCGCCCGGCGTTTACAGCATCACGGTCGAAGCGGCGAATTTCAAGAAATCCGTTAAGACCGGCGTTAAGCTTGACGTCGGGCAGCGATTCACTACCGAGATCACACTCGAGGCCGGCCGCATCGACGAGGTTGTAACTGTTGAAGCCGACCCGGTTCAGGTTGACCTCCAGTCCGCCACGAGCGGCACGGTCATCAGCGGCGACCAGGTTCGTGAACTTTCGATCAACAACCGCAACTTCACGCAGCTTGTGACGCTGGCTCCGGGCGTTTCGAATGACCTGTCCGATCAGGTTTATCAAGGCACGACGAGTCCGGACGGCGCGGCGAACATTGTTCAGATCTCTGTCAACGGAGCCCGTTCGAGCCAGAACACGTTTACCGTTGACGGCGCGGACATCACCGACCGCGGCTCGAACCTGACGATTCAGGCTTACCCGAGCGTCGATTCGATCGGCGAGTTTCGCGTTCTTCGCTCGCTCTATCCGGCGGAGTCCGGACGCAGCGGCGGCGGTCAGGTCAACGTCGTGACCCGCAGCGGCACGAGCAAGTACCGCGGCAGTATGTTCGAGTTCATCCGCAACGAAGCATTCAACGCGAATGACTGGGTCACCAATCAGAATCCTGGTTTGGCGACGACGCTCGGCCGCGACAGCAACGGCAAGGTCAAGCGACGCCCGTTCCGTTACAACAACTACGGTTGGACCTTCGGCGGACCGCTTTTCTTCTTGCGCTTCGGTGAAAAGGATCCGAGCGAGAGTATGTTCGAGCGAATGGATCGCACGTTCTTCTTCTTCTCGCAGGAGTTTCGCCAGGACAAGCGTTTCCCGACCTTGAATTCGACTGTTCCGACCAATCAACTGAAGCAGGGGATCTTCACCGTTCCGATCTGTCTGACCGCGGTCGGATCTTCGTGTACGGCCGCCGGTTCGGCAGTTCTTCCGGCAGGCACTCCGCTCAGCACGTTGCGTCCGATCAATCCGGTCGCGGCTCAGTATCTGCAGTACATTTACAATGCTCTTCCGGAACCGACGATCGCGGGAACGTTCAACCTGAACTTTCCGACCGAGAACATCGCGAAATTCCGCCAGGAGGTCCTGAAGATCGATCACAGCGTCAACGACAAATGGTCGATGTACTATCGCTTCCAGAACGACAAGATTCCGACGACCGAAGCGAACGCGTTGTTCTCGAGCGGTTCCGGATTGCCGGGAGTTTCGACGACTTCAACGAACTCACCGGGACGGACGCATACCTTCCAGACGACGTACGCGGTGTCGCCGAACGTAATTTTCGAGGGCCGTTACACATTCGGCTACGGCGCGATCATCAGTGAAAATATCGGCACGCTCGCGTTGTCGAGATCGCCGATCACGCCGCCCCTCGCTTACACGAATCAGCGTGACCGCGCGCCGACGATCAGCGGCAACGGTTTCAGTGCGCTCCAGTCGTTCGGTCCGTATGACAACTTTTCGTGGAAAAGCAATATCGCGGGCAGTTTGACTTGGATCGTCTCGAATCACACCTTCAAGTTCGGAGCCGTCTATTCGAAGTACCGCAAGAACGAAAACGCTCTCGCGGGAAACAACGAAGGTATCTTCTCCGGATTCAACACGCCTGGCGCAACATCCAACGTGACGGCGACCGGCGGAAACACCACCCAGCAGTTGTGGGCAAACTTCCTGATGGGAACCAACGTGAGTTTCACGCAGGCGAGTTTTGACTATACGGCCGATCTCCGTCAGAAGGCTTTTGAGGGTTACGCTCAAGACGAATGGCGTGTTTTCCGCAATCTGACGGTTTATGCCGGTGTTCGCTACTCGTTCTTCGGTTCGCCGTGGGACCGCAACGGACGCTTGACGAATTTCGTTCCGCAGCTTTGGAAAGCGTCTGACGCACCGCTCGTTACCGGAGCCGGAGCCCGCGTCGTCGGAACCGGAAACTTCTGTAACGGAATGATCGTCAATTCGCAGAACATCGTGCCCTTTTCGAATTGCAACCCGACGATTTCGCCGTGGGGCAAGTTCATTATGAACGTTTCGAAGACGGACTTTGCTCCGCGTTTCGGTCTCGCGTGGGATCCGTTCGGCAAGGGGATGACTTCTGTCCGCGCCGGCTACGGTATCTATCACGAACAGGTTCTCAACGGAATGCTTCTTCAGATGATCGGTCTGAACCCGCCGTTCCAGCAGACCTGCACGGTGACCGGCGTTCGCCTCGATAACCCGGTGCCGGGCGGCTGCGCGGTGGCGTCGACGACGACGGTCGCGAGCGTGCGGGCGATTGATCCGGACTGGCAGACGCCGTATATGCAGCACTGGTCGTTGGACTTCCAGCACCAGTTGATGAAGAACCTTGTTGTTACGGCAGGCTACTTCGGATCGAAGGGTACGAACCTGATCGGCTCGTTCGAAAAGAACCTGATCGAGCCGGGCAAGGCGATCGCGCTCGGACCGACGGGCTGTGCCGTCGGCGCATCGACGACTCCGACCGCGCCGTGTCAGCTTGCCGGCCAGGCTTTCTTCTCGTCGGCGGCGTCGGCAATTCTCGACCAGATCCGACCGTATCGCGGATATCGAGCCATCACGGCGGTCGAACCGCGTTACAACTCGAACTACCACAGTCTGCAGGCGACCGTTACGAAACGGTTCACCGGCGCCTCGCAGATCAATGCTTCGTACACCTGGTCGAAAAACCTGACGGACAACCAGAACGACCGTTCGGCGTCACCGCAGAATACGTACAACATCGCGGCCGACCGGGCCCGTGCGGCGCTTGACCGACGTCATATCCTTTCGATCAACTACATTTACGAACTTCCCTGGTTCGATAAACAGCAAGGATTCGTCGGCAAGGTGCTTGGCGGCTGGCAGCTTTCGGGCATCATCACGTACAACACCGGTCTGCCGTTCACGCCGACCGTTTCGGGCTTCGACCCGGCCGGTCTCGGACTGATTCCGCCGCCGACGACGGTCGCACGTCCGAATATGTTGTGTGATCCCAACGAAGGCGCTCCGAGAACGCCGCAGCAGTGGTTCAACACCGCCTGCTTCCAGTTCACGCCGACAAGCAACGATGGCTCGTTCCAGAACATCGTCGGAAGCGGCGGCCGTGGGACGGTTTTTGGTCCGAGCACGAAGCGAATTGACTTCACGCTGACCAAGAATCTGACATTTGGCGAGCGGTATCGGGTTCAACTCCGCGCTGAAGCGTTCAACATCCTGAACACAGTCAACTTCAGAGGATTGAGCGTCGGTACGTGGACGAGAGCGACGGCTCCAGTTGCCAACGGCGGAACCTGTGTCTCGGGTTGCTCGACGTTCGGCCAGGCGCTGACCGTTCGCGATCCGCGCGTTCTTCAATTCGGCGCGAAATTCAGCTTCTAA
- a CDS encoding DUF1343 domain-containing protein produces MLAQTVGINVARLAQIDELVTQDIADKKLPGAVVVVGHKGKIVYRKAFGNRSLAPTVEKMTLDTIFDVASLTKPIATATAIMILIERGKIRLSDTVGKFIPDIQDENAKRITIQQLLTHTSGYAPDFDLKEKWSGRDGMLQALLKEKLRSAPGTRFVYSDIGFIVLGEIIERVAGDSEDVFVARNIFGPMQMNSSSFIRMTDSTGSTRFPIGSIAPTENVRGQQNYLGSQFEGDDRVGNEILRGMVHDPTAFRMNGVAGHAGLFSTADDLARYCQMMLNGGTLNGKRLLSALTVAKMSAPVVVSDAGDARGLGWDLNTSFSANRGELLPLGSFGHTGFTGTGVWIDPTSQTFVVFMSNRVHPDGKGDVAPLRAKVSTVVAAAIEDTPIEKYKDAEASFYARIAPQIDRFREQSEAARRQAESIANRRSQIANVANGIDILERDNFKQLEGLKIGLVTNQTGRNFAGKPTIDVLFEAKNVKLVALFSPEHGIRGELDQEKIDDTKDEKTGLPVFSLYGETRRPKPEQLKDLDALVYDIQDIGARFYTYTATLRNVLEEAAKLGKPVFVLDRPNPINGVDVEGPLADEDKLSFIAAHTIPVRYGLTIGELGMMMNAERKIGADLRIVKMENWSRAQWFDETNQVWINPSPNMRSLTEATLYPGIGLLETTNLSVGRGTDTPFEVVGAPWIDAQKLASYLNARNLAGVRFVPIKFKPKASVFKDENCGGINIVIVDRRLFRSVRTGIEIAVALRKLYAAEWQAERYGRLLVNAQILELVKRGDEPDAIEKAWVASLEEFRRRRARFLLYK; encoded by the coding sequence ATGTTGGCCCAAACGGTCGGCATCAACGTCGCAAGGCTCGCTCAGATCGATGAACTCGTCACCCAAGACATTGCCGACAAGAAACTCCCGGGCGCGGTCGTCGTCGTCGGCCATAAAGGCAAGATCGTTTACCGGAAAGCATTCGGAAACCGCTCGCTCGCACCGACGGTCGAGAAAATGACGCTCGATACGATCTTCGACGTCGCGAGTCTGACCAAACCGATCGCGACGGCGACCGCGATAATGATCCTCATCGAACGCGGAAAGATCCGTTTAAGCGACACGGTAGGCAAGTTCATTCCCGACATTCAGGATGAAAACGCCAAACGAATCACGATCCAGCAACTTCTCACGCACACCTCGGGCTATGCGCCGGATTTTGATCTAAAAGAAAAATGGTCGGGCCGCGACGGGATGCTGCAAGCTCTTCTTAAAGAAAAACTCCGCAGCGCGCCGGGCACGCGTTTCGTCTATTCGGACATCGGTTTCATCGTTCTCGGCGAGATCATCGAACGGGTCGCCGGTGACAGCGAGGACGTTTTCGTCGCCCGCAACATCTTCGGCCCGATGCAGATGAACTCGTCGAGTTTCATACGGATGACGGATTCGACTGGATCGACGCGGTTTCCAATAGGCTCGATCGCGCCGACCGAAAACGTGCGCGGCCAGCAAAACTATCTCGGTTCTCAGTTTGAAGGCGACGACCGCGTTGGAAACGAGATTCTTCGTGGAATGGTCCACGATCCGACGGCGTTTCGTATGAACGGCGTTGCCGGACACGCCGGATTGTTTTCGACCGCCGACGATCTTGCGCGTTACTGTCAAATGATGCTGAACGGCGGAACGTTGAACGGCAAACGCTTGCTTTCGGCCCTGACGGTCGCGAAAATGTCGGCGCCGGTCGTTGTATCCGACGCGGGAGACGCGCGCGGACTTGGCTGGGATTTGAACACGTCGTTCTCCGCCAACCGCGGCGAACTTCTCCCGCTCGGATCGTTCGGCCATACGGGTTTTACCGGCACCGGAGTCTGGATCGACCCGACGTCGCAGACTTTCGTCGTCTTTATGTCGAACCGTGTCCACCCCGACGGCAAAGGCGATGTCGCCCCGCTCCGCGCAAAGGTCTCGACCGTCGTCGCCGCGGCGATCGAAGACACCCCGATCGAAAAATACAAAGATGCCGAAGCCTCTTTCTATGCCCGGATCGCCCCCCAGATCGATCGCTTCAGGGAACAGTCCGAAGCCGCAAGGCGTCAGGCTGAGTCGATCGCAAATCGCAGATCGCAGATCGCAAATGTCGCAAATGGCATCGACATCCTCGAGCGCGACAATTTCAAACAGCTCGAAGGCCTTAAGATCGGTCTCGTCACCAATCAAACCGGGCGGAATTTCGCCGGCAAGCCGACGATCGACGTCCTTTTTGAAGCCAAGAACGTCAAACTCGTCGCGCTTTTCTCGCCCGAACACGGCATCCGCGGCGAACTCGATCAGGAGAAGATCGACGATACAAAGGATGAAAAGACGGGGTTGCCGGTCTTTTCGCTTTACGGCGAGACGCGACGGCCGAAACCGGAGCAGCTAAAAGACCTCGACGCGCTCGTTTATGACATTCAGGACATCGGCGCGCGCTTTTACACCTACACGGCGACGCTTCGAAACGTGTTGGAAGAGGCGGCAAAGTTGGGCAAGCCGGTCTTCGTGCTCGACCGCCCGAATCCGATCAATGGCGTCGACGTCGAAGGCCCGCTCGCGGACGAGGACAAACTCTCGTTCATCGCGGCGCATACGATCCCGGTCCGCTACGGACTGACGATCGGCGAACTCGGAATGATGATGAACGCCGAGCGGAAGATCGGCGCCGATCTGCGGATAGTCAAAATGGAAAACTGGTCGCGCGCCCAATGGTTCGACGAAACGAATCAGGTTTGGATCAACCCGTCGCCGAATATGCGCTCGTTGACCGAAGCGACGCTGTATCCCGGCATCGGGCTTCTCGAAACGACGAATCTATCGGTCGGACGCGGTACCGACACGCCGTTCGAGGTTGTCGGGGCGCCTTGGATCGACGCTCAGAAACTCGCCTCCTATCTCAATGCGAGGAATCTCGCCGGCGTGCGGTTCGTCCCCATCAAATTCAAGCCGAAAGCGTCGGTGTTCAAGGACGAGAACTGCGGCGGGATCAACATCGTGATCGTCGATCGCCGGCTGTTCAGATCGGTCCGGACGGGCATCGAGATCGCGGTCGCGCTCCGCAAATTGTATGCGGCCGAATGGCAGGCCGAACGCTACGGACGGCTGCTTGTGAATGCTCAAATTCTCGAGCTTGTAAAGCGCGGCGACGAGCCGGATGCGATCGAGAAGGCGTGGGTTGCATCGCTCGAGGAATTTCGTCGTCGTCGCGCACGGTTTTTGCTTTACAAGTAG
- a CDS encoding LysR family transcriptional regulator, whose translation MEIRQLKAFLAIAETKTFTAGARIMNVTQAAISMQIRQLEDEVGLQLFTRTPRRVILTEAGEYLLDRARRILREHDSAIAEISELAGAEYGRLRIGTSSSMFATEQLPGILEKLKKTFPNAEITVSSGTSQVLVEKIMHGEIDIAFVSLPVETSNVQTELLFSDEIVAIAHPSHPLCDERVISAAALAGEHLILGEKGGNTRRMIDDFFNASNVRPNVMMELSRQTAINRMVENQMGVGIAGAKTVSREVREGRLVSWFIEGAEIKWELGLARLRGGYFSPIAKEFCKFCKESFKEREKELKAKSQNRER comes from the coding sequence ATGGAAATCAGACAACTCAAAGCATTCTTGGCGATCGCCGAGACAAAGACGTTCACTGCCGGGGCGCGGATCATGAACGTCACCCAAGCGGCGATCTCTATGCAGATCAGGCAGCTCGAGGACGAGGTCGGATTGCAGCTGTTTACACGTACGCCGCGGCGCGTGATCTTGACCGAGGCCGGCGAGTATCTGCTCGACCGCGCGCGCCGGATCCTGCGCGAGCACGACTCGGCGATCGCCGAGATCTCGGAACTCGCCGGCGCCGAATACGGTCGTTTGCGAATCGGCACTTCGTCGTCGATGTTCGCCACCGAACAGCTTCCCGGGATTCTGGAAAAGCTCAAAAAGACCTTCCCCAATGCCGAGATCACGGTCAGCAGCGGCACGAGTCAGGTGCTCGTTGAGAAGATTATGCACGGCGAGATCGACATCGCGTTCGTATCGCTTCCGGTCGAGACGTCGAACGTTCAGACCGAGCTGCTGTTTTCCGACGAGATCGTCGCGATCGCCCATCCGTCGCACCCGTTGTGCGACGAACGCGTCATCAGCGCCGCGGCGCTCGCCGGCGAACATCTCATCCTCGGCGAGAAAGGCGGCAACACGCGCCGGATGATTGACGATTTCTTCAACGCTTCGAACGTCCGACCGAACGTGATGATGGAACTTTCGCGCCAGACTGCGATCAACCGGATGGTCGAAAACCAGATGGGCGTCGGGATCGCGGGCGCGAAGACGGTTTCACGCGAAGTTCGCGAAGGCCGATTGGTCTCCTGGTTCATCGAAGGCGCCGAGATCAAATGGGAACTCGGTCTCGCCCGCTTGCGGGGCGGCTACTTCTCGCCGATCGCGAAGGAGTTTTGCAAGTTCTGCAAAGAGAGCTTCAAAGAACGCGAGAAAGAACTGAAAGCGAAGAGTCAGAACCGGGAGCGATAG